In Coleofasciculus chthonoplastes PCC 7420, a single genomic region encodes these proteins:
- a CDS encoding CHAT domain-containing protein — protein MSELVVLNLGQGDFNQGFPSVTARLGQPGNLGMQMSGSLPPAPEIPQLYTNWRLLYQLLYRQNKRSPIEVAPSGITNISDGAFGEISQRLEASFNGWLAAEGFHGIESQLRTQLSPSQRVQIIVESDTDQVWRLPWHLWSLAKQDFPYAEVCLSSSNYPAPIRQRFKPAGAAVKLLVILGNSAGLNLKKDWRLLRQLPGVEATLLVEPEREELNDQLWQAGWDILVFAGHSVSDENAQNGRIFINQHSQHNSLTIYELQEALSRAIERGLQLVIFNSCDGLGLVRDLAAARIPLPPTIAMREPVVDAVAQAFLQYFLRDFAWGEPFHLAVRQARERLKGLESRFPGASWLPVICQHPAVKPLTLPELRGSGQLPSRVADAAITPKFRLFRPALNGLIKLTPILVFGCISSYVLAGDWIAKSLDKLGVDKHKNGQLWQAQIYYRIATWFNPSYAIAHYNLAYLCDKDLHDVNCAFQGYQRAALRGLPEGYAQVARLQIIDDNHREALSAIHQCLQLTDYEAVKAACLKNLGWILLKEGNLIAAEKNLRQAIELEVDSPHSHCLLAQVLEAKGREQAALTAWETTLHYSQHRIPEQHDCISWANQRLETGGN, from the coding sequence ATGAGTGAGTTAGTCGTCTTAAATTTAGGACAAGGGGATTTTAATCAGGGATTTCCTTCAGTTACAGCGCGGTTGGGACAACCGGGTAATCTGGGGATGCAAATGAGTGGTTCGTTGCCTCCAGCACCGGAAATTCCGCAACTTTATACCAATTGGCGACTCCTTTATCAGTTACTTTATCGCCAGAATAAACGTTCCCCCATCGAAGTTGCCCCTTCTGGGATTACCAATATTTCTGATGGGGCGTTTGGTGAGATTAGTCAGCGGTTAGAAGCGAGTTTTAATGGGTGGTTGGCGGCGGAGGGATTTCATGGGATTGAGTCGCAATTGAGAACTCAATTAAGTCCGAGTCAACGGGTTCAGATAATTGTTGAAAGTGATACTGATCAGGTTTGGCGACTGCCTTGGCATCTCTGGAGTTTGGCGAAACAGGATTTCCCTTATGCTGAAGTTTGTTTGAGTAGTTCTAACTATCCCGCCCCAATTCGGCAACGGTTTAAGCCTGCGGGTGCAGCAGTGAAATTGTTAGTGATTCTGGGGAATAGTGCTGGACTTAATCTTAAGAAAGATTGGCGTCTGTTGCGACAGTTACCGGGGGTAGAGGCGACGTTGCTGGTGGAACCGGAACGCGAGGAATTGAATGATCAACTGTGGCAAGCTGGGTGGGATATTTTAGTCTTTGCTGGACATAGCGTTAGTGATGAGAATGCCCAAAATGGACGGATTTTTATTAATCAACATTCACAGCATAATAGTTTAACCATTTACGAGTTACAAGAAGCCCTGAGTCGGGCAATTGAGCGCGGGTTACAGTTGGTTATTTTTAACTCCTGTGATGGGTTGGGATTGGTACGAGATTTAGCCGCCGCCCGGATTCCCTTACCGCCAACGATTGCTATGCGGGAACCTGTTGTTGATGCGGTGGCTCAAGCTTTTTTACAGTATTTTTTGCGGGACTTTGCTTGGGGAGAACCCTTTCATTTGGCAGTACGACAAGCGCGGGAACGATTGAAAGGATTAGAGTCTCGGTTTCCGGGGGCGAGTTGGTTGCCTGTGATTTGCCAGCATCCGGCGGTGAAGCCGCTAACGTTGCCGGAATTGCGGGGTTCTGGACAGTTGCCGAGTCGGGTTGCTGATGCTGCTATTACTCCCAAATTCCGATTATTTCGTCCCGCTTTAAATGGGTTAATTAAGTTGACCCCAATCCTAGTATTTGGCTGTATCAGCAGTTATGTTTTAGCCGGAGATTGGATAGCAAAGTCTCTGGATAAATTGGGCGTAGATAAGCACAAAAACGGGCAGCTTTGGCAAGCTCAAATTTACTACCGCATTGCTACTTGGTTTAATCCCAGTTATGCCATTGCTCACTACAATTTAGCCTATCTCTGTGATAAAGACTTGCATGATGTGAACTGTGCCTTTCAAGGCTACCAACGGGCAGCGCTACGGGGACTTCCCGAAGGCTATGCACAAGTGGCTCGTTTGCAGATTATTGATGATAACCATAGAGAGGCGTTATCGGCGATTCATCAATGTTTACAACTGACGGACTATGAGGCGGTCAAAGCCGCCTGCTTAAAAAATTTAGGTTGGATATTATTAAAGGAAGGGAATCTAATTGCAGCGGAGAAAAATTTGCGCCAAGCGATTGAATTAGAAGTCGATAGCCCACATTCCCACTGTCTATTGGCTCAAGTTTTAGAAGCAAAGGGGAGAGAACAAGCGGCGCTGACAGCTTGGGAGACTACACTGCACTACTCACAACATCGCATTCCCGAACAACATGACTGTATTAGTTGGGCAAACCAACGTTTAGAAACCGGGGGAAATTGA
- a CDS encoding DUF1822 family protein, translating to MANLQMLNETVLPMPITRHAIQTAEQFAAAIPNPQKSEQVYLNTLAVQAVHDYLQLMGIDTNLQQSDSWNPVVRMCEDVADLMVTGLGKVECRPVLSEIIKDLETPMPSSTVPLCPIPLEVQDERIGYIVVDINQQTKRATLLGFTKTAGTGELFWHQLESVDALLDHLDSLTQPQVRLSQWLENVFETDWQDVESLLETTTNPSSPQRPVSQLNLGQWFEQIFDEGWQAIEQFFGAKSNLQPQFRGELASITPRGERGLQLLPEADVMRAKLLDLGLQLGTKMIALLVALTQETDGRISLFVQVYPAMGESYLSPHLKLILQSDPGEVLQEVESRGQDVCIQLRPFKVEPGTHFSLQVILGEISITESFVV from the coding sequence ATGGCTAACCTGCAAATGCTCAATGAAACAGTCTTACCTATGCCGATTACCCGCCATGCCATTCAGACGGCTGAACAATTTGCGGCGGCAATTCCCAATCCACAAAAATCTGAACAGGTTTATCTGAATACCCTGGCAGTACAGGCGGTGCATGACTATTTACAATTAATGGGAATTGACACCAATTTGCAGCAAAGTGATAGCTGGAATCCCGTGGTACGGATGTGTGAGGATGTGGCTGATTTAATGGTGACGGGATTGGGTAAAGTGGAATGTCGCCCGGTTCTCTCAGAAATCATTAAAGACTTGGAGACACCGATGCCATCCTCCACTGTGCCACTCTGCCCGATTCCCCTGGAAGTGCAAGATGAACGCATTGGCTATATTGTTGTAGACATTAATCAACAGACAAAAAGAGCCACACTTCTGGGATTTACTAAAACGGCGGGTACGGGTGAATTATTCTGGCATCAACTCGAATCTGTCGATGCTTTATTAGACCATCTCGACAGTCTGACACAACCCCAAGTTCGCCTGAGTCAGTGGTTAGAAAATGTGTTTGAAACTGATTGGCAAGATGTAGAATCCTTACTGGAAACAACCACCAACCCTTCATCCCCTCAGCGCCCGGTTTCTCAGTTGAATTTGGGTCAATGGTTTGAGCAGATTTTTGATGAAGGGTGGCAGGCGATTGAACAGTTCTTTGGCGCTAAATCTAATCTACAACCCCAATTTAGGGGCGAGTTAGCCTCGATAACCCCTAGGGGAGAACGGGGACTACAATTACTGCCAGAAGCTGATGTGATGCGGGCAAAGTTGCTGGATTTGGGGCTACAATTGGGAACCAAAATGATTGCCCTGCTGGTGGCATTAACCCAGGAAACGGATGGCAGAATTAGTCTCTTTGTGCAAGTCTATCCGGCGATGGGTGAGTCGTATTTGTCCCCTCACCTGAAACTTATTTTACAGTCTGATCCGGGAGAGGTTCTCCAGGAGGTGGAATCGAGAGGTCAAGATGTCTGTATTCAATTGCGACCCTTTAAAGTTGAACCCGGAACCCATTTTAGTCTACAAGTGATTCTGGGTGAAATCAGCATCACCGAATCCTTTGTTGTCTGA